A portion of the Tenacibaculum todarodis genome contains these proteins:
- a CDS encoding Eco57I restriction-modification methylase domain-containing protein, producing the protein MQTKIEIENNLNTLPSQFADLLGVEYASTVSKEHKKVKGQFFTPTKISNFMGSIASKPTSKNITILDPGCGTAILTCSLIEKIVEFGLNSIELVAYESDIKLFPYTEQSLQNLKKWLKEKNVKFKYTLLASDFIEDMSISLKKHKESFDYIISNPPYFKLSKGDKRVELFQNLVKGQSNIYSFFMAVSVNLLKKDGELIFIVPRSFASGQYFNSFRDYFFSQINLNFVHLFKSRSKTFDRDSVLQELLILKGNKNNSENVTISTSEGLKDLQESKLKEYHISEIIDLKSKAKILHLPTTNYEENVMQLFKSWKNNLIDFNIQISTGRVVSFRSRDLLFETYQNTTIFLTPLYWLHNVTKMSINWPNFIPKKSQYINMTEKSEKLLLPNKNYVFLRRFSSKDDKSRLIAAPYFSHYNKNKLIGVENKLNYIYNLEGELQENEAIGIAALLNSNVFDTYFRTFNGNVNVSATEIRLMPFPPIETIRKVGNQLIEKNDYSEETINKITSQWLTENIELIND; encoded by the coding sequence ATGCAAACAAAAATAGAAATAGAAAATAATCTGAACACTTTACCAAGTCAATTTGCGGACTTACTTGGTGTTGAATATGCTTCTACTGTTTCTAAAGAACACAAGAAAGTTAAAGGTCAATTTTTTACTCCTACTAAAATTTCAAATTTTATGGGAAGTATTGCATCTAAACCAACTTCTAAAAATATTACAATTTTAGACCCAGGTTGTGGAACAGCTATTTTAACTTGTTCTTTAATTGAAAAAATTGTTGAATTTGGACTTAATTCAATTGAATTAGTTGCTTATGAAAGTGATATAAAACTTTTTCCTTATACAGAACAATCTTTACAAAATTTAAAAAAATGGCTTAAAGAGAAAAATGTAAAATTTAAGTACACACTTTTAGCTAGTGATTTTATAGAAGATATGTCTATTTCTTTGAAAAAACACAAAGAATCATTTGATTACATAATATCTAATCCTCCATATTTTAAACTTTCAAAGGGCGATAAAAGAGTTGAACTTTTTCAAAATTTAGTTAAAGGACAATCAAATATTTATTCATTTTTTATGGCAGTTTCTGTTAATCTGCTAAAAAAAGATGGAGAATTAATTTTTATTGTACCAAGAAGCTTCGCTTCTGGTCAATATTTTAATTCTTTTAGAGATTATTTTTTTAGCCAAATAAACCTAAATTTCGTTCATCTTTTTAAATCAAGAAGTAAAACTTTTGATAGAGATAGTGTTTTACAAGAATTATTGATTTTAAAAGGAAATAAAAATAATTCAGAAAATGTCACTATTTCAACATCAGAAGGATTAAAAGATTTACAAGAATCTAAATTAAAAGAATATCACATTTCAGAAATTATTGACCTTAAATCAAAAGCAAAAATCTTACATCTTCCAACTACAAACTATGAAGAAAATGTAATGCAATTATTTAAGTCTTGGAAAAATAATTTAATAGATTTTAATATTCAAATATCAACTGGCCGAGTAGTTTCTTTTCGTTCAAGAGACCTTTTATTTGAAACTTATCAAAACACTACAATATTTCTAACTCCTTTGTATTGGTTACACAATGTAACTAAAATGTCTATTAATTGGCCAAATTTCATTCCAAAGAAAAGTCAATATATAAATATGACAGAAAAGTCAGAAAAATTATTATTACCTAACAAAAACTACGTTTTTTTAAGACGTTTCAGTTCTAAAGATGATAAAAGTCGCTTAATTGCTGCTCCATATTTTTCTCACTACAACAAAAACAAATTAATTGGCGTTGAAAATAAGTTAAATTACATTTATAATTTAGAAGGAGAATTACAAGAAAATGAAGCTATTGGAATAGCTGCACTTTTAAACTCTAACGTTTTCGACACCTATTTCAGAACTTTTAATGGGAATGTAAATGTTAGTGCTACAGAAATAAGATTAATGCCCTTTCCTCCTATCGAAACAATTAGAAAAGTTGGAAATCAACTTATTGAAAAAAACGATTATTCAGAAGAAACTATTAATAAAATTACAAGCCAATGGCTTACAGAAAATATTGAACTAATAAATGACTAA
- a CDS encoding ribonuclease Z, which produces MSLKLTILGCHSATPRINAHPTSQHLEINNSHFIIDCGEGTQRQMRKYKVGFSKINHIFISHLHGDHFFGLIGLISTFGILGREKDLHVYGPKGIKEVTVLQLKLSKSWTSYQLIFHELTSTESELIFEDDKVSVTTIPLTHRVYTNGFLFKEKPKPRGLNIDVVKTYKEIETCDYNNIKAGRDFTLSTGEVLPNSMLTSAPEKPKSYAYCSDTMYKPDIIPIIKNVDLLYHEATFLNDREDLCEKTKHSTAKQAGIIARDAEVGKLIVGHYSSRYPNIVDFKTEAEAVFPTVENAEAGKSFTV; this is translated from the coding sequence ATGAGTTTAAAACTCACCATTTTAGGTTGCCATTCTGCAACACCTCGTATTAATGCGCATCCAACATCGCAACATTTAGAAATTAACAACAGTCATTTTATTATTGATTGTGGTGAAGGTACACAACGCCAAATGCGAAAATATAAAGTTGGTTTTTCTAAAATTAATCATATTTTTATTTCTCATTTACACGGAGATCATTTCTTTGGGCTAATTGGCTTAATTAGCACTTTCGGAATTCTTGGTAGAGAAAAAGATTTACACGTTTATGGCCCAAAAGGCATTAAAGAAGTAACGGTTTTACAGTTAAAACTATCAAAATCTTGGACAAGTTATCAGTTAATTTTTCATGAGTTAACTTCTACAGAAAGCGAACTTATTTTTGAAGATGATAAAGTGAGCGTAACAACAATCCCTTTAACGCATAGAGTTTATACAAATGGATTTCTTTTTAAAGAAAAACCAAAACCCAGAGGTTTAAATATTGATGTAGTTAAAACCTACAAAGAAATTGAAACTTGCGATTACAATAATATAAAAGCTGGTAGAGATTTTACCTTATCTACAGGTGAAGTTTTACCAAATTCCATGTTAACTTCGGCACCAGAAAAGCCAAAGAGTTATGCTTATTGTAGCGACACTATGTATAAGCCTGATATTATTCCAATTATTAAAAATGTAGATTTATTATACCACGAAGCTACTTTTTTAAATGACCGTGAAGATTTGTGCGAAAAAACAAAACACTCAACCGCAAAACAAGCAGGTATTATTGCTAGAGATGCTGAAGTTGGTAAATTAATTGTTGGGCATTATTCTAGTAGATACCCAAATATTGTAGATTTTAAAACCGAAGCGGAAGCAGTTTTTCCAACTGTAGAAAATGCAGAAGCTGGTAAAAGTTTTACTGTTTAA
- a CDS encoding CoA-binding protein translates to MKNVTLVLGASLKTERYSNKAIKKLIAHNHVVEAIGLREGEVNGVHINKEKIEFSTIDTVTLYLNPTRQEEYYNYIISLAPRRVIFNPGTENFEFMKLLKENKIESEVACTLVLLATNQY, encoded by the coding sequence ATGAAAAATGTAACACTAGTTCTAGGAGCTTCTTTAAAAACGGAACGCTATTCTAATAAGGCAATTAAGAAATTAATAGCACATAATCATGTGGTAGAAGCTATTGGTTTAAGAGAAGGTGAAGTAAATGGAGTTCATATAAATAAAGAGAAAATTGAGTTTTCTACAATAGATACGGTAACATTATATTTAAACCCAACTAGGCAAGAAGAATATTATAATTATATAATAAGTTTAGCGCCAAGACGTGTTATTTTTAATCCTGGAACAGAAAATTTCGAGTTTATGAAACTGTTGAAAGAAAATAAAATTGAAAGTGAAGTTGCTTGTACTTTGGTGTTGTTAGCTACTAATCAATATTGA
- a CDS encoding BsuBI/PstI family type II restriction endonuclease — protein MTKIEEAQVILKDLGLPKQQQNELSALTLLALCDISEKDNWKNSKKISLGVSKGIMKFFSEVYNKDYAANTREAVRRNVLHQFEQARVADYNPDIPNLPVNSPRAHYAISKEALKVIQTFGTKKWDSNAKNFRNSIGNLAKAYAKKREVVRVPVKLPSGKILSLSSGKHNEVQAAIVEQFRPEFAENSELLYLGDTEQKDLYSDNKTMSEIGIPIDEHSKLPDVVLYDREKNWLFLIEAVTSHGPVSPKRIVELEQLLEKCDAGKIYVTAFPDFKEFKKWSSKIAWETEIWICEMPSHMIHFNGDRFMGPR, from the coding sequence ATGACTAAAATTGAAGAAGCACAAGTAATTCTAAAAGATTTAGGATTACCTAAACAACAACAAAATGAACTGTCTGCTTTAACTTTGTTAGCATTATGTGATATTTCTGAAAAAGACAATTGGAAGAATTCTAAAAAAATAAGTTTAGGAGTAAGTAAAGGAATAATGAAATTTTTCTCTGAAGTTTATAACAAAGATTATGCAGCAAACACTAGAGAAGCTGTTCGTAGAAATGTTTTACATCAATTTGAGCAAGCTAGAGTTGCAGACTATAATCCAGATATTCCTAATTTGCCAGTAAACAGTCCAAGAGCACATTATGCAATTTCAAAAGAAGCATTAAAAGTAATTCAAACTTTTGGTACAAAAAAGTGGGATTCTAATGCCAAAAATTTCAGAAATTCTATTGGAAATTTAGCAAAAGCATATGCTAAAAAAAGAGAAGTAGTTAGAGTTCCTGTAAAATTACCAAGTGGTAAGATACTTTCTTTGTCTTCTGGAAAACATAATGAAGTTCAAGCTGCAATTGTCGAACAATTCCGACCAGAATTTGCAGAAAATAGTGAACTCTTATATTTAGGAGATACAGAACAGAAAGATTTATATTCAGATAATAAAACTATGTCTGAAATTGGAATCCCAATCGACGAACATAGTAAATTACCTGATGTTGTTTTGTACGACAGAGAGAAAAACTGGCTATTTTTAATTGAGGCTGTTACTTCTCACGGACCCGTTTCTCCAAAAAGAATTGTTGAATTAGAGCAATTGTTGGAAAAATGTGATGCAGGAAAAATTTATGTCACAGCTTTTCCCGACTTTAAAGAATTTAAAAAATGGTCGAGTAAAATTGCTTGGGAAACTGAAATTTGGATTTGTGAAATGCCAAGTCATATGATTCATTTCAATGGAGATCGATTTATGGGACCAAGATAA
- a CDS encoding outer membrane beta-barrel family protein gives MKKILLFLLLTVTANSFAQLAKDKLPKPGIISGKVIDNTTKEALPYVNIIIRDTENKVLTGGITDDNGIFKIKDIPRGSSLVEIQFIGYKTITKKINITSKKKSIALGTISLIEDATTLDEVVVRAETSTVVQKVDRKVINVGKDLTSAGTTASELLNNVQSVSVDSQTGNISLRGNENVRVLVDGKPTNMSAAQMLKQIPSSSIKSIELITNPSAKYNPEGMSGIINIILNKNANMGFNGSINTGVTTGHYTRFNGSTNMNYKTGKVNFFGNYGFNTGDNLNYGDIIRPENNNRQNFRGVNENTSHLAKIGADIYINDKNTLSFYTTQNWFINGGTSRARVFENNVATSDAPNTQKIDGTSSAYNLNYKIDFDKEGHNLEFETTFSNSDSPENSINQDLINPNTKLLNYENSIKNDRDNTLINIDYTNPISEKGKLEVGLEYRVNNTENINVTDQEEYTYLRDTNGEIVYDVNGNPQITGTERIGNSSFNYDRKIYSGYVNYGHNFGKVTMQLGARLEQYSIEGNFNLENETPANVTDDIFSVYPSAFFTYNPSDKNQFQFSYSKRVDRPGIGQVNPIRQWSTPLITSIGNKDLNPQFTDSYEINYTRKIKNGSLTFGTFYREISDNISRVTYKDPTDPNEVRQILSFANFDDTSSYGLEFSANYKVNNWWRLNSSMDFYSQKQFGTADLSDPNSQRIEVTNQTFNARVSNNFTATKNLRFQLFAMYRGPGEDIQWKVKEMWMINAGASLNVLKGKGTIGFRVNDIFSGMKFGFTSTRPYTQNGQFNWESHSANLSFNYRFGSGKNKAKQRRQRDDNEKQNSGGF, from the coding sequence ATGAAAAAAATACTACTGTTTTTATTACTAACCGTAACAGCAAATTCCTTTGCTCAATTAGCTAAAGACAAATTACCAAAACCAGGTATAATTTCTGGTAAAGTAATAGACAACACCACAAAAGAAGCTTTACCGTATGTAAACATTATTATTAGAGATACTGAAAACAAAGTTCTTACTGGAGGTATTACAGATGATAACGGAATTTTTAAAATTAAAGATATTCCAAGAGGAAGCAGTTTAGTTGAAATTCAATTTATAGGATATAAAACGATTACCAAGAAAATAAATATCACTTCAAAAAAGAAAAGTATTGCTCTAGGAACCATTTCTTTAATTGAAGATGCTACAACTTTAGATGAAGTTGTTGTTCGTGCAGAAACCTCAACAGTTGTGCAAAAAGTAGACAGAAAAGTTATTAATGTTGGTAAAGATTTAACTTCCGCAGGTACAACTGCATCAGAATTACTAAACAATGTACAATCTGTAAGTGTAGATAGCCAAACAGGTAACATTAGTTTACGTGGAAATGAAAATGTACGTGTACTTGTAGATGGAAAACCAACTAATATGAGCGCTGCTCAAATGTTAAAACAAATACCTTCTTCTTCTATAAAAAGTATTGAATTAATTACAAATCCTTCAGCAAAATACAATCCAGAAGGAATGAGCGGAATTATAAATATAATTCTGAACAAGAACGCAAATATGGGTTTTAACGGATCTATAAATACAGGTGTTACAACTGGTCATTATACTCGTTTTAACGGTTCTACCAATATGAATTATAAAACAGGAAAAGTAAATTTCTTTGGAAATTACGGTTTCAATACTGGAGATAATTTAAATTACGGAGATATTATTAGACCAGAAAACAATAACCGTCAAAACTTTAGAGGTGTAAACGAAAACACGTCTCATTTAGCTAAAATTGGAGCAGATATTTATATCAATGATAAAAATACCTTATCATTTTACACCACTCAAAACTGGTTTATAAACGGAGGAACTTCTAGAGCTAGAGTTTTTGAGAATAATGTTGCAACTTCAGATGCCCCAAACACACAAAAAATTGACGGAACTTCTAGTGCTTACAACCTAAATTATAAAATAGATTTTGACAAAGAAGGCCATAATTTAGAATTTGAAACTACTTTTTCTAATTCAGATTCTCCTGAGAACTCTATAAATCAAGATTTAATTAACCCAAATACTAAGTTATTAAATTATGAAAATAGCATTAAAAACGATAGAGATAACACGTTAATTAATATTGATTATACAAATCCTATTTCTGAAAAAGGAAAGTTAGAAGTTGGTTTAGAATATAGAGTTAACAATACCGAAAATATTAATGTTACAGACCAAGAAGAATACACGTATTTAAGAGATACTAATGGAGAAATTGTGTATGATGTTAACGGAAATCCACAAATTACAGGAACAGAAAGAATAGGAAACTCTTCTTTTAATTACGATAGAAAAATTTATTCTGGTTATGTAAATTACGGTCATAACTTCGGAAAAGTAACCATGCAATTAGGTGCTCGTTTAGAACAATATAGTATTGAAGGAAACTTTAATTTAGAAAACGAAACACCTGCAAATGTTACTGATGATATTTTCTCTGTTTATCCATCTGCTTTTTTCACGTATAATCCTTCTGATAAAAATCAATTTCAATTTAGTTATAGTAAAAGAGTTGATAGACCTGGAATTGGACAAGTAAATCCAATTAGACAATGGAGTACTCCATTAATTACATCAATCGGAAATAAAGATTTGAATCCTCAGTTTACCGATTCTTACGAAATAAACTATACACGTAAAATTAAAAACGGTTCATTAACCTTTGGAACTTTTTATAGAGAAATTTCAGACAATATTTCTCGTGTAACTTATAAAGATCCAACAGATCCAAATGAAGTAAGACAAATATTATCTTTTGCAAATTTTGACGATACTAGTTCTTACGGACTTGAATTTTCTGCAAACTACAAAGTAAACAACTGGTGGCGTTTAAATTCTAGTATGGATTTTTATTCGCAAAAACAATTTGGAACAGCAGATTTAAGCGACCCAAATTCTCAAAGAATTGAAGTAACAAACCAAACTTTTAATGCAAGAGTTAGTAATAACTTTACAGCAACCAAAAACTTAAGGTTCCAATTATTTGCCATGTATCGTGGTCCTGGAGAAGATATTCAGTGGAAAGTGAAAGAAATGTGGATGATAAATGCCGGAGCAAGTTTAAACGTTTTAAAAGGAAAAGGAACTATTGGCTTTAGAGTTAATGATATTTTTAGCGGAATGAAATTTGGCTTCACTTCTACAAGACCTTATACACAAAACGGACAATTTAACTGGGAAAGCCACAGTGCAAACCTAAGTTTTAACTACCGTTTTGGATCAGGAAAAAACAAAGCGAAACAAAGACGTCAAAGAGACGATAATGAAAAACAAAATTCTGGTGGTTTTTAA
- a CDS encoding outer membrane beta-barrel protein, translating to MKKLPLILLFFSTLNLFSQEASVSGNVIDYDTKKALPYVNIICKNVQDSIINGTISNEKGQFLVDKLPLGKTKIEIQFIGYKTILKQVDFTPENSQLNLGTLSLQEDATLLNEVEIQAETTSITQKIDRRVVNVGKDLSAAGTNALQMMQNIPSVSVNLQSGSVSLRGNENVRVLVDGKPSNLSSSQILKQIPSSSIKSVELITNPSAKYNPEGMSGIINIILKKNTQIGFNGSLTLGVTQGENTRPTGAINLNYRTGKFNFYGNYNLDWGKYETLNELSRTDKDLHQQMDFLDNSTNQVIKVGTDIYLNDNNTFSIYTTQNLSKTDFTTNTQTVENNNLILHTPNLAEFDISESTYNADYKIVLDTLGQSLELEANFTQTKSPEIDTNRELINPSSKLYNYTNNITNNTDSWLINLDYTKPFSDTEKLEFGLESNTQKTFNNIVTDQEVETGGTPATTARGNTNFTYDREIYSAYVNYNKDFDKFSLQAGFRFEQFNVEGIFSNTQQGLTAPYKDEIFSVYPSAFLTYFPDDTNEFQLSYSRRVDRPSIEQVSPIQEWTSPLTISTGNQQLTPQFTNSFELNYTRNIKTGYLYFGTFFRRVSDQIGRNITIDANNIDRQLMSYENYNKSDSYGFEAYASLKPKKWWTFSPAFNMYLQDRNGLVNNQNVTVKNTLFIAQMSNSFKATKKLFFQFSGTYVGKNKTVQFNVDSYYTFNAGAKLSVLKDKGAITLNGTDIFNNLNVSFTSTNPFAQTGYFKTEFRTAYLGFTYNFGSNKFKSRARKEREKNETEGSGGVL from the coding sequence ATGAAAAAGCTCCCTCTAATTCTGCTTTTTTTTAGTACGCTTAATTTATTTTCTCAAGAGGCTTCTGTTTCTGGGAATGTTATAGATTATGATACTAAAAAAGCATTACCGTATGTGAACATTATTTGTAAAAATGTTCAAGATTCTATTATAAATGGAACCATTTCTAACGAAAAAGGTCAATTTTTGGTTGACAAACTTCCGTTGGGAAAAACTAAAATCGAAATTCAGTTTATTGGTTATAAAACCATACTAAAACAAGTAGATTTTACACCAGAAAACTCACAACTCAATTTAGGTACACTTTCTTTACAAGAAGATGCTACACTTTTAAATGAAGTTGAAATACAAGCTGAAACCACTTCTATTACTCAAAAAATAGACAGACGAGTGGTTAATGTTGGTAAAGATTTATCTGCCGCAGGAACCAATGCGTTGCAAATGATGCAAAATATTCCTTCTGTGAGTGTAAACTTACAATCGGGTTCTGTTTCACTTCGTGGAAATGAAAATGTGCGTGTTTTGGTTGATGGAAAACCGTCTAATTTATCGTCTTCTCAGATTTTAAAACAAATTCCATCTTCATCCATAAAAAGTGTTGAATTAATTACCAATCCTTCGGCAAAATACAATCCTGAAGGCATGAGTGGAATTATAAACATCATCTTAAAAAAGAACACACAAATAGGTTTTAATGGTTCTCTAACACTTGGTGTAACACAAGGAGAAAACACCAGACCAACTGGCGCAATTAATCTTAATTATAGAACAGGAAAATTTAATTTCTACGGAAATTACAATCTAGATTGGGGAAAATATGAAACTTTAAACGAGCTTTCTAGAACCGATAAAGATTTACATCAACAAATGGATTTCTTAGATAATAGTACAAACCAAGTTATAAAAGTTGGTACAGATATCTATTTAAACGATAACAATACGTTTTCAATTTATACAACGCAAAATTTAAGCAAAACCGATTTTACAACCAACACACAAACAGTAGAAAACAACAACTTAATTTTACACACTCCAAACCTTGCTGAGTTTGACATTTCGGAAAGCACCTACAATGCAGACTATAAAATAGTTTTAGACACTTTGGGACAATCTTTAGAATTGGAAGCCAATTTTACACAAACTAAAAGTCCGGAAATAGATACAAACAGAGAATTGATAAATCCAAGTTCTAAATTGTACAATTACACCAATAATATTACCAATAATACCGATTCTTGGCTCATCAATTTAGATTATACAAAACCTTTTTCTGATACTGAAAAATTAGAATTCGGTTTAGAATCTAACACGCAAAAAACGTTTAACAATATTGTAACCGACCAAGAAGTTGAAACTGGCGGAACACCAGCAACAACAGCAAGAGGAAACACCAATTTTACGTACGACAGAGAAATCTATTCTGCCTATGTAAATTACAACAAAGATTTTGATAAATTCTCTTTACAAGCAGGTTTTCGTTTTGAGCAGTTTAATGTGGAAGGTATTTTTAGCAACACACAACAAGGTTTAACGGCTCCTTATAAAGATGAAATTTTTAGCGTGTATCCATCTGCTTTTTTAACGTATTTTCCTGATGATACAAACGAATTTCAACTAAGTTATAGCCGAAGAGTAGACCGACCTTCTATTGAGCAAGTTTCGCCAATACAAGAATGGACTTCTCCATTAACAATATCTACCGGAAACCAACAATTAACACCACAGTTTACCAATTCTTTTGAACTAAACTACACCAGAAATATAAAAACAGGTTATTTATATTTTGGAACCTTTTTTAGACGTGTTTCTGACCAAATTGGTAGAAACATAACTATTGATGCCAATAATATAGACAGACAGCTTATGTCTTATGAAAACTATAATAAATCTGACAGTTATGGTTTTGAAGCCTACGCAAGTTTAAAACCTAAAAAATGGTGGACTTTTAGCCCAGCATTTAACATGTACCTACAAGATAGAAATGGTTTGGTAAACAACCAAAACGTCACGGTAAAAAACACGCTATTTATTGCACAAATGAGCAATAGTTTTAAGGCAACTAAAAAATTATTTTTTCAGTTTTCTGGAACTTATGTGGGTAAAAACAAAACCGTACAATTTAACGTAGATTCTTATTATACGTTTAATGCGGGTGCAAAATTATCTGTTTTAAAAGACAAAGGCGCAATTACCTTAAACGGAACCGATATTTTTAACAACCTTAATGTTAGCTTTACCTCAACAAACCCATTTGCACAAACTGGTTATTTTAAAACAGAATTTAGAACTGCCTACTTAGGTTTTACCTACAATTTTGGAAGCAACAAATTTAAATCTAGAGCACGAAAAGAAAGAGAGAAAAACGAAACCGAAGGAAGTGGTGGCGTTTTGTAG
- a CDS encoding T9SS type A sorting domain-containing protein, with protein sequence MVKKLLLILFLLISVMAFSQEKTIDKLVTSPNPFVNSTTISFEANQPQEAFFIVKNVLGKTVYNKVIKVKEGRNTIPFQKNDLKSGMYIYAIQTVNKTHSKRFVIK encoded by the coding sequence ATGGTGAAAAAATTACTTTTAATACTATTCTTACTGATTTCTGTTATGGCTTTTTCGCAAGAAAAAACTATTGACAAGTTAGTTACTTCGCCTAATCCATTTGTAAATTCAACAACAATTTCTTTTGAAGCAAACCAACCACAAGAAGCCTTTTTTATTGTGAAAAATGTTTTAGGAAAAACGGTTTACAATAAAGTAATTAAGGTTAAAGAAGGTAGAAATACTATTCCTTTTCAAAAAAACGATTTAAAATCGGGCATGTACATTTATGCTATTCAAACTGTAAACAAAACACACTCTAAACGCTTTGTTATAAAATGA
- a CDS encoding 3-oxoacyl-ACP synthase III family protein yields MYTSKITGLGYYVPENVVTNDDLKQWMDTSDEWIQERTGIKERRWIDPKTEDTTAVMGAKAARIAIERAGLTKDDIDFIVFATLSPDMYFPGGGVQVQEMLDMPTIGALDVRNQCSGFIYSMSVADQFIKTGMYKNILVIGAENHSGGLERSTRGRGVTVIFGDGAGAAVLSRSEDASRGILSSHLHSEGKHATKLVLEGPSTQRWVPEILEKNDPEDQTYFPYMDGQFVFKHAITRFSEAINEGLEANNLQKEDIDMLIPHQANLRIAQFIQKKFQLPNDKVYNNIMKYGNTTAASVIIALTEAWEKGKIKDNDLVVLAAFGSGFTWGSVIIKW; encoded by the coding sequence ATGTATACTTCAAAAATAACAGGTTTAGGTTATTACGTTCCAGAAAACGTGGTAACTAATGACGATTTAAAACAATGGATGGATACGTCTGATGAATGGATTCAAGAACGTACCGGAATTAAAGAACGTCGTTGGATAGACCCAAAAACCGAAGATACAACTGCCGTAATGGGAGCAAAAGCTGCTAGAATTGCCATTGAACGCGCAGGTTTAACCAAAGACGATATAGATTTTATTGTATTTGCAACCTTAAGTCCAGATATGTATTTTCCTGGAGGTGGCGTTCAAGTACAAGAAATGTTAGACATGCCAACAATTGGTGCCTTAGATGTGCGTAACCAATGTTCTGGTTTTATTTACTCAATGTCTGTTGCAGATCAGTTTATAAAAACCGGAATGTATAAAAACATTTTAGTAATTGGTGCAGAAAATCATTCTGGTGGTTTAGAACGTTCTACACGTGGTAGAGGTGTTACTGTAATTTTTGGAGATGGAGCAGGAGCAGCAGTTCTTTCTCGTTCAGAAGATGCAAGTAGAGGTATTTTATCTTCTCATTTACATTCGGAAGGAAAACACGCTACGAAATTAGTTTTAGAAGGACCTTCTACACAACGTTGGGTACCAGAAATTTTAGAAAAGAACGATCCAGAAGATCAAACGTATTTTCCTTATATGGACGGACAATTTGTATTTAAACATGCAATTACCCGTTTTTCTGAAGCAATAAACGAAGGTTTAGAAGCTAACAATTTACAGAAAGAAGATATAGATATGTTAATACCGCACCAAGCAAATTTACGTATCGCGCAATTTATACAGAAGAAGTTTCAGTTACCAAACGACAAAGTATATAACAACATTATGAAATACGGTAACACAACCGCAGCCTCTGTAATTATTGCATTAACAGAAGCTTGGGAAAAAGGTAAAATTAAAGACAACGATTTAGTGGTCTTAGCTGCTTTTGGTAGTGGTTTTACTTGGGGTTCTGTTATTATTAAATGGTAA